Within the Eucalyptus grandis isolate ANBG69807.140 chromosome 1, ASM1654582v1, whole genome shotgun sequence genome, the region ACTGATCAAGTGAAAATCATAACACAGTTATGTTGTTTAATCAAACACATCCAAATGGCCAATATTAGATAATTCTTTTCTCTATTAGAGATatttgaaaatctcaaattgtgagattttacaaattactaaattaatataaatgcagcacaaaaatgagaagattgAAGCAATCGAGAGAGAAGACGCTCAAATAAACAGCCATCATGTTATGGAAGGAATTTAGGGATATGGAGTGAAAATCAATAGTGGTGAGAGGCAGCAACAAGTGCCTTCAGGTCAAAGAATCCTCGTTGCTTTTCCTGAAATTAGTTTTGCCCTGCAAAATGAACATGAGAAGACTTCCAAAATGGACACGGACACAATTAGTTAGCTTTTGCTGGACAATGTAGACGACAAATCCAATTTAATAGAAGAGTAATGTCCTATGGAGAGTACCACTTTTTACCAAATGGTAACATTGCCTAGAAGCAAAGTTTGCGTGACTCCATAGACACAGATATAGTTGagtatgcttctttcttttatcaCTCTAAATGTTTTAACATTAGTAGCATACAATTGTATAGAAAGTTATTTGtattcaaaataatttcattataatacAAACCTTATAGAACCTGtcatcataaataattatagcTTCTGTTATATACAATTCAAATTACAAATGGCCATGTtaactaaaaaattatattctgaaaaaaaaactaaaaaaattatataataaataaattcatcttggatattgacaattttttaaaagttaataAGATATCATCATAATGGCTAATAAACTAATGGCTTATCTTATCATATAACATATTGTAATGTCCGTTATACGTATGTTATAAGCGTATGATTAAGTTATTAATTGCCCAAGTTATTACTGTATTGTGCTTATAAGCTATAGCTTAATGttagaacataaattttgaccaagctctatttttttttttttttttggaaaatgaaggatttgaaaatttttccgAAAAACTATCATATTAGCAAATTATACAAACTTTGGCATTTGCGACACAATAAAGAATCTTGCTAGGAAAGGCCTTAGAAGTTTCTCGATAATCTCAATGTGTAATGTCCTTAAATTTACATTTGATGACAAGTCCGGAACACAATAGAAgcaaaatttattcaaaagaaaggaaCGGTTTCGAGAATGAGTGCAAATTTACAATGATCATCAGCGATGCGGTGAGATTAATCATGGCCTAAGAAGATGTGTCAAGATAATTTCATTGCGATTGAGACTAAAACCTGATCATTGTCCTTTAAGTTCGCTGAAGCCGAATTTGGGGGACAGGTTCAGACAAAGACTATCCAGTTAACGAAGCCCGATCCGACTTAGTTGGGCCGGACCCAGCCCAATTGGATCGGGCCCGACCGATTTCTCTACTCCCCGTGGCGCTTAAAAGTtgcaaggaagaaagaagatggagcTGTGTCACTGGTACGATGGGGTTCTTCGACCTGAACGTCCCCTACGACGCCGCCTCTTCGCCGTCCGGCAAGGCCGACCGCGTCCGCATCGCCACCAAGGCGATGGAGCTCGGCTACGACGGCGTCGCCTACAACCGCTCGATGCGCGGCGTCATGTCCGAGCGCGACCGCTGCTCCATCCCGCCCCTCTCCCTCGCCGCGCTCCTCAAGGTCGCCCCCTCGCTCTCCTCGTCCGTCTCCCTCCACCGCGGCCTCCTCGGCCTCCCCCTCGCCTCCGCCTTCCGCCAGTACACGCGCCTCACCGTCCTCGCCGAGACCGTCGCCCAGGCTCAGGTCCTGAACTCCGGGAACCCCGTTCTCAAGACCTACGACCTGGTCGCCGTCAGGCCTTTGAACCAAGCCGTGTTCGATCACGCTTGTGAGAAATCCGAGGTAATGTGAGAGTACGACACAGTTACGATTCTTACTTCCGTGTTCGGATAAACGAACGGCTCAGTGTTCTTTCTTGATAGTTGCAAGTTATTATGGAAATAGACTGAATTTATCTTCAGAAGTGGAGAAAAGTAATGGAAACTGGAGTTATTCCTGCTACTTCTGATGTTAGTTCAGGGAGTTGTTGATTAGTATCGATCCTATGTTTCAATGGAATTGTTTTTTGTAATAGTCTTTTCCTGTAATTTGTGTAGGTAGATATAATTGCAATTGATTTCTCGGAGAAGTTGCCCTTTCGCTTGAAGCTCCCCATGGTTAAAACTGCTATTGAGGTTTGTCCCCATGGTTATTCCTTGTTTtacatgttttattttaatggtAGGGATGGATGATGAATTGTGGAGATTGATCTATAGGTTTTGTATGACAGCGAGGAGTATATTTTGAGATCTCCTACTCAAGTCTCATCTCAGACCCTCAGATGAGGAGACAAGTGATATCGACTGCTAAGGTAAGGGCTACACTCCGTGTTCTTCAAGAAGTTGGACAATGTGGTGTGTGttttttcatgttcttttttgCTCAATTATAGTGGAGATATATTAATATATGGTTTTCCATTCTTTAGTATGCTAGATACTTGCTCTTTTGTAAGTCCCTGTAATAGTTTTGCAATCGGAATTCATGATTCTAAAATAATAAAGAGAGATATTTTAATCACGCAGAATTATGTATCCAAAGAGATTGCAGTATTTTGCAGTAGTGCTGCTTAGTTAGAGAGTTTGGAATCATCTCGTAGCTTTGCACATATTGCATTTCTACCGGACTAATAAGCGCAGCCACTTTGGATCAGTTTTGCCAATGTCTTGCTGACagttgattagtgtaattaggatGAACAGGTTTAGAGGATTTTCGAGCAACCGTTTTTGTTCCtataaaatatttctttttgaagaaTGTGTTAGCTTAAGAGGTATATCCTTGAGAATTGCTCAAGCAGGGAATTTAGGAGCACTATTGGCCAACTTTTGGACATTGAGTTGGTGCTCCAAGTGTCGAATAATCTCACATGCTCATCATGATTATTGCTGGACAGTAGCCATGAGTCAGTACCCTTCATTTTAGTGAAAAACTTGTCATGTTGTTGGTGGCACATTGATGATGTTCTgagcaatttcaatttctttaaatgtttttccctcctttttttttgtcttgaatGTATGGCAGAAGCACTCTGACATACTCAGTTCTCGTTCCATTTATTTTAGCTACTGGTGGATTGGACGCGTGGAAAAAATCTTATTATTACAAGTGCTGCATCTTCTGTCAATGAAATTAGAGGGCCTTGTGATGTTGCAAATGTGTTGTCCTTGCTTGGTATTTCCATGGAACAAGGGAAAGCTTCTATCTCCAAGAATTGTAGGTACGATAACTCTATTTTATGAGGCTGTTAGGATTATCGTTATGTTATTGCGTTTCTTGTCGACCCATTGTTATTTTCGCTTGGCTTATTGACCTATACGATGCAGGGTTCTTATTGCAAATgctttaaagaagaagaaattcttcAAGGAGGCCATCAGAGTTGAGGCCATGCCATCATCCGAAAGATTAGGCTCTGAGGAACTCTGGTCTGGTGACCTGCTTAAGTGGGATCCTCTCTCCAGTGGCGATGGTGATATTCTTTTAGATGACTTAAAAAAGTCCTTCTCTATATCAAATAAAGTGTCCGGAACTGTGAAAGCAAttgatttcaattcaattattaaCAGCATGTCATCAGAGGGTTTTCAAGTTAAGGATTTGACATATGGAAATAAGGCAGCTGAACTTTCGTTAGATCAGAGTAAAACTTTGCAATGTGCTTCTCGGGTAGTGAGCTCATTCACCAGGGATAATGAGAGTTTAGAGCCTGGAAAGCTTGATGGATTGAATATACTTTCTAAACAGAATCAGAGTCCATTGTTTGGTACATCCACGCTGCATCGAATGCCCAGCAACAAAGTTTCTGAGAAACCAGTTCTGCTGAGTGAAGCTGTTGATGTTGCAGAAGACAGAGAGGAGATTGGTTCTATAAAAGGTGAGAATTTATATACAAATGCATTAAAAGGGCATGTTAACTCAAACCGAGTTGATATGGTTAGGTTGGAATCATCACAGCCTGCCTCACCTGATCAATCTATTGCAGCCTTATGGCATAAAAATGCTGTATCTGAGGCGCTGGTGAAGGATGCTGGTTTACAGACTCCTTGTTGTGATGATAGTAAGTTTGTTGTTTCCACTCCATATATATGGGACACCATTCTTCCTGCCTCTCTGAATAGAGGGGTGCCTCAGGGCTTAGACAGCTGTGCAGTGCGGAATGGTGATCCTTTGGAAAAAGATCAAGAGTCTCAGGATTCAAAAAGTGCAGAGGCATTTTCTGGTATACATTGTGCTACAGATGAAAAAACAATGGAGAGTCTGGATTTAAGGCCTCGAGAAGAGTTATGTTTGGTCTCTGATAATTTACTTTCTTGTGAAGATGTATCAGGTTCTAGACAAGTAAGGGAACATACGGATGATGCAACCTTATGTGAAGAAGTAATGCATTCTTCAAAATGTGATGATTCTATTGAATTAAATGATGAATCAGAAAGTGACGAGTCACTGGAGGGGGTTGCTGTGGAACCTCAGACACTTGAGCAAGGGGATGCAGGAATTTCTCAGcctaatttgaatttaatgTCATCAGGTACTAGCTATGCCCCTTTTACTACCTTGTGAGATTTATAGATTACTTACAGTGAAATGGCTGCACCATAGGGCTTTTGATGTGTCGCTTCTTAGATAAATGTTCTTGTTAACAGGATCTTATGTTCCTTTTCAGTCACTAGTGCTCTATGTTATGTTAGAATGCTGCTAGACATTTTCATATCAGTTTATTAGGTACGTATGTGAGAGGGAAGCCTTCCTATCTACTTAATGTGAAGGATGACTTTGCAGgtcattttggaaaaaaaaaaattttaattttcagttGCATAAATTAATTAGTGGCTAACAAGAATTTGGACTAGGGAGCACTTCTCATGTTCCATACTCGAATTTTCCATTATCAGCTCTCCTTTTGAGCCCAACCCTTGACCATTTTTCTCTCTAGATCATGTAAGTTCTGCCAAAGGCATGGTAGTTTTCTCACTCCATTTTTCAACGACTGCAGATGAAGGCAGAACAAGGCGGAAGTTGCGTTATCGATCTGTTGCTTTTCCGCTCAAGCGCTTGTTGAGTCCtgttcttttcaaaaagaaagctCGAAAACATCGGAGAAAGTTTTGAAACTCTTAGCAGACTAGCATGGCAAAGATGATAAGCTTCGTTTTGGAGGGCTATTGGCAGAAAGAGCTGGCACATGTTAAAGATGGCATATTATGTCTACACTGTTTCATTACAATTAAGATTATCATTTTACTTTTTGCCATGTTTCAGTATATGAGGGGGGTAAATTACCAGCAGAAGCTTTGCGGCTTTGCCTATTTTTCGCTGCATCTTTGTGTGTTGGTTTTGGCAATTTTACGTATtgttaacattattttttggATACTGGAGTTTCATTACAATTTCTGAAGATAGAAAGAATTGAGAGTTCTTTGCCCTTTGCCATTCTACGGTATACGAGTAACCTCGGGATCATGTGAAGAATCATATTCGTGTTAGATGACTAATCaaagtatataattttttaattaggtaCATATGATTCTAATCATGAATTAAGCCACTGAAGCATATCACTCGAACATATACATGCatagtttttcttgtttgccaTCAAACGTGACATTTTGATGGCAACTCCAAAATGAGTATTTTTTACACTAATGAAAATTGACCCTGTTTTTCTCCATGACAAGTCGTTGATAAAGCAGAGCAATCAGCGCCAATGAAAGACTTATCTCCTTTGCATTaccaaatattgaaaatttcctttccttgtGGTAATGGTGGACTGGGATTCAGGtttgaaaatttcctttccttttctcattttcaaaaatactcAAGTATAATCTACAATGACAATGGCAAGTCCACGAGTGCATATTTTTCAAATGGTCGGTTTTGATGATAAGCATTATTAGTTTGACAAGCGATGGGCATGCTTGAGCGAGAATCCTTGTATCAGACAAAGTTACAGGTTTCGACTAGCCTAAAGGAGCAGTAAAACTGATTGGGTCGGTCCTAAACTCTGCCGGTTACTATttcaccttttttattttttttttttaaatatgttctTTTGGCTAAGATTAGGTATGAGATGTAAGTGGTAACAAAATTCTTATGTGGAAAttcacaataatttttttttagctcttcataatttattcatgataagaaagatgaagacatacatttattcattacaataattttgagAAGATGATTGTTGCTAAAATAGGAGAAATCTGTTCTAGAACTGATTGAGATCTTGCACAACATAAGCAAAATCTGTTTGAAAGAAATTCATGGTTTCGACAATAGGTGCAGATTCACTATGATCATCAGCAACAATGTGAGACATAAGATGTGTCGAGATAACTTCAATGTGATCCAGACTAATctaatcatagtccttcaggtTCACTTAAGTCGAATTTTGGGCAGCTTCGGACAAGGCTATCCAGTTACGAAGCCCGGTCCGATTCAATTGGGCCTAGCCAGCCCAACTGGATCAGACTCAATGTGTGGGACCGTGACAAGGCTATTTCTCATCTTACACCCTCAGATGACCATCAATAATCTAGTGGTGAATGTGATTTTGATTCTAGTCAAATTAATTAGTCCATTCTCCGTATcgatgaaaatataaatatgatattttcaacATTAAACACCCCTTTTCAAACAGAGATTATCAATCAAATAGGATTTTCACTAGTTAAAATTAGTTTAATCAAAAGCACTAGTCATCATTGGCGGAGCTTAGGGGCCAGCGGAGGCCCTCACTTTCATAGCTTTCTTCAATGtactaataatttttaaaaatcatatacTTCACGTTcaagtttagaattttctcGTTCCTCCAACCTAATATGCTCGATCCATATCTTTTGTGATTCTATTACTCAATCTCATTCCACCGTTACTTTTGCCACCTTTTAGCAATTGCATAGCACCTTTTCAGATCATtctccaaaaagtcataaatttattatatggtgcataatttaattttaaaatttttaattgtaccaatttaatcttaaatttgttatttgGATATTTGGTCGAATAATCACATTGGCAAATCATCTAAGGGTTTAGAGCTAAtcattgaaatgtttataactaaattgacattcgaaggatttgaaattaaattagcCTCCGCACAATATATTCCATAGCTTAGTAATTATACTTTTCCATTATGATAGTGATTCAATGAGCTTTGAATTGCTCACACTTGTCCATATGTTGGCGGCTCGATGACTTCTCGGGCGATATCTGGTGTTGAAATAATGAAGAGAAGTTGTCTTGAGGAGAAAAGAAATGTGATGACGTCAATCTTGTCGCGAATCATGTCACTAGACGAAGTCTTTGACCTAATTAGTCATCTTAAGAGGCAACCAAAAAAATATCTTGCTAGCCCTGAAATTCTTGTAAAAGGACCTGTTATCGTTATTGTTTGACGTTAATCGAAGCACAAAATGTGATGTTGGTTAATGGGCTTTTTTGCTTGTACTCTTGATAATAGTAATAGGGTGTAACTCGATCCTCCTCGCCAAGGTTCCTTGATAACTCGGCTCTTTACCTTGCACACCCAAAGACAAAACAGTACCTGAGGGATATATTTTTTGGGACCTCCAGCTAAACCTGTAAAAATGGTCATCTACCTATTTCTTAACCCACATTTCATTAACTAAGTTGTTATATAAGTTAGTTTTATAtaataaatggatcataaatgagtttagtATAGTAAAGCTCAAAATAATATTGATATTAAATCGGTTCATAACTTACTTAGTACAATCCATTTCTATCACTCTCTTTTATCCTCATTTAATTTCATGCTCACTCACTCCACGCTCTCCCCTCGGTTTGTGTATGAGTTTTCCtagatttgattaaatatgaaaacGTTTTGGTAATATGAATATAGGTTGGATCGGATATAggtcactaaatttgtattgcgcGGACATGTGTTAATTTGGATCGAACCATTTTTAACCCAATCCGATCCATTTTGATGGGTCTACCTCTTATGCTTAATTTAACTTGAGCTTGAAAGAAATGAATTTGATAGAGTGAAGGGCTTATATATCTTAAATGTCCAATACCTCAATATTGCTATTTATGCTTCTTCTTATAGATGGGAGGGGGCCTTCGGTTTAAGAACCGGACTTTCTTACTTCATCGCTTGGCCGTCTTGCTTTTTGTTCATAACTGatctaatcaatttattttcgtTTCCAACTATGAAGGGCAAGTCCTCCTAAAATAGAGTCAATACCTACTACTCCTCCCTAAGAGATTTACCATCTAAATTCAAGTGGGAACATTACTAAAAAAAGCGATAAACATATTGTATGAgtgtcaatttatttataaatattttaattaagttaTTTAGTCCCAAACATTTTTACAATTTaccaatatatttttttggccaattttaatcggaaattgctaacgtggataTCAACTATTTTATATGGTACGATCGGcattgacatgaataatttttacaatttttaaataatttttttctatttttttgcttttttttaacCTAGGGCTggcgaccctcaccaaatctagccaGGTGAGGTACCTTTGCCGACCAACACTGAGGTCACAGGCTAACGGAgcaaaatgagagaaaataaaaagaaaaagaaatggaaaaaataaaactaaaaaaaaaaaaaaaaatatttacatcaaTATAGATTATGCCACTTAATATGACCGGCATGTATTCTAGAGGTTTTTGGCCAAAATGGGTCCAAAGGACTACATTAGTAAATCCTCTAAAGTTTTAGAATTAAGTTGGTCAAATTTGAAATacttataactaaattggcatttgCACAATTTGCTTAAGACTTTTtcgataatttttcccaattcAAGCAGTAAATCGACACATGGATTTTACGCATTTTCATAAatcatcaaatgattttttttttaatggttagTCGttgtgcatttatttattagctAATGCTAAACTATTACTCAAatccaaatttcaaatttcactaTAAGTTTCTAACCATTTCAGCGATGAGAAATAAGCACGTATTTAGTCTCATCCGCTGATATTTTCTCATGGATGTGGGGGCCCCAATCAAGTGACTAAAATTCAATACGTCAAGCTCAGTTTTGGAGAGGATCCGAGCTTTTATGCGGTAAATTGTAGAGTTTAGTTTTTGAAACAACGACATGCGTCACATAAGAAGAAGTACCATTATTTCAGGGCGGAAACCCCTAAGCAGAATGTTTCGTACATTTTGATTAGTTCCTCAAATTCTTGGACAGGATCCTAATCCTAATCCTAATCCTCAACCTGATCCTAATCCCAAGCTACTGTCTGTCTCCCTCTCTGTCAAGATAATCAATCGCATGACCGATTTTATGTCTGCCACCTACTTCCCCCCTCGCCAAGTCGAACATGTGGTGTGCTGGTTTAGTGTTTGTCATGTAGGACCTGAGCCCCGCTTGGCCACACCCCCAGCACATCTGTGATTTCGAGATTGCCCCGGCCCGATGTGCACCTCCTCCCTGGACCACCTCCTCGTTTCTTCTTCTTAGCCTCTCCCCCAAAATTTTGCTAAATTCATGTTCTCCTAACGGAATCCGGACGACGCATTCGAATGGCTTGAATCTAATATGTCAAATTGCCGTACgcctcattaatttttttttccatgtaaAAGTTATGAATGTCGATAGACACCGATATTTATATGCAGTTTATATACATGTGGTGAGACTTATTAATACGGTAACTAAAGTTAAAAGCTTctgagttcaaatttttctaCAACCCTATTTACCACCTCTATTACATATTTTCACTGTATATTTTTGGGTTGAGACTAAAGTCCAGCCTACTCGTGATATTAACCGATTCCCTTCTCATTCTCCCTAATTCTCACCTCATTGATATTAGCAAAAATGtgtatttttttgggttttctcgAGTTTCGATCTCCATTCATCCCCTGTTTCAATTAGCCGaatgaaaaagtataaaaaagaaGACCAATTTCCCTTTTCACTCGCTTCACTTTTGATCATCATTCAAGCTCTCAATGATATGATCTTTTTCctatcgaaaaagaagaaagggggtGAAAGGCGAGGTGAACGAAAGAGAGGCAGGACAAGGACAGAGTACCTAAAAAGGGTGGATGTGCGATGGAAAATCATTATCGGACTGCAAAGTTTGAGCTAAAGGCAGGAGGAGAGTGTATGTATGGGGGTGGGGGAGGCTGTTTGAAGCTGaattccagagagagagagagagagagtcgccTTGTTTTGTCATGAAAACCCATCATCACACGAGTTGCTACCCACACGTGCGCAACTCTGCTTGGAAAGTCACCTTTTTGATGGGGGTAAAGCGAAGAACATCCCAAAAAGTAAAACAGCTTCTTCCACTGATggcctcctcttcttttttgatTTAACAACTTTTTACCATAAAGTTCGTTTCATGAATTGTCATGTTTTTTGCGACCTTGGTTTTGGGGGAGAAAACCATGGGTAATTGCCTAAATCCAATATCattttaagatcaatttatttcacaaaaaaaaaaaattgaaaaataattacttttatcgctt harbors:
- the LOC104448470 gene encoding protein GAMETOPHYTE DEFECTIVE 1 isoform X2, with protein sequence MGFFDLNVPYDAASSPSGKADRVRIATKAMELGYDGVAYNRSMRGVMSERDRCSIPPLSLAALLKVAPSLSSSVSLHRGLLGLPLASAFRQYTRLTVLAETVAQAQVLNSGNPVLKTYDLVAVRPLNQAVFDHACEKSEVDIIAIDFSEKLPFRLKLPMVKTAIERGVYFEISYSSLISDPQMRRQVISTAKLLVDWTRGKNLIITSAASSVNEIRGPCDVANVLSLLGISMEQGKASISKNCRVLIANALKKKKFFKEAIRVEAMPSSERLGSEELWSGDLLKWDPLSSGDGDILLDDLKKSFSISNKVSGTVKAIDFNSIINSMSSEGFQVKDLTYGNKAAELSLDQSKTLQCASRVVSSFTRDNESLEPGKLDGLNILSKQNQSPLFGTSTLHRMPSNKVSEKPVLLSEAVDVAEDREEIGSIKALWHKNAVSEALVKDAGLQTPCCDDSKFVVSTPYIWDTILPASLNRGVPQGLDSCAVRNGDPLEKDQESQDSKSAEAFSGIHCATDEKTMESLDLRPREELCLVSDNLLSCEDVSGSRQVREHTDDATLCEEVMHSSKCDDSIELNDESESDESLEGVAVEPQTLEQGDAGISQPNLNLMSSDEGRTRRKLRYRSVAFPLKRLLSPVLFKKKARKHRRKF
- the LOC104448470 gene encoding uncharacterized protein LOC104448470 isoform X1, translating into MGFFDLNVPYDAASSPSGKADRVRIATKAMELGYDGVAYNRSMRGVMSERDRCSIPPLSLAALLKVAPSLSSSVSLHRGLLGLPLASAFRQYTRLTVLAETVAQAQVLNSGNPVLKTYDLVAVRPLNQAVFDHACEKSEVDIIAIDFSEKLPFRLKLPMVKTAIERGVYFEISYSSLISDPQMRRQVISTAKLLVDWTRGKNLIITSAASSVNEIRGPCDVANVLSLLGISMEQGKASISKNCRVLIANALKKKKFFKEAIRVEAMPSSERLGSEELWSGDLLKWDPLSSGDGDILLDDLKKSFSISNKVSGTVKAIDFNSIINSMSSEGFQVKDLTYGNKAAELSLDQSKTLQCASRVVSSFTRDNESLEPGKLDGLNILSKQNQSPLFGTSTLHRMPSNKVSEKPVLLSEAVDVAEDREEIGSIKGENLYTNALKGHVNSNRVDMVRLESSQPASPDQSIAALWHKNAVSEALVKDAGLQTPCCDDSKFVVSTPYIWDTILPASLNRGVPQGLDSCAVRNGDPLEKDQESQDSKSAEAFSGIHCATDEKTMESLDLRPREELCLVSDNLLSCEDVSGSRQVREHTDDATLCEEVMHSSKCDDSIELNDESESDESLEGVAVEPQTLEQGDAGISQPNLNLMSSDEGRTRRKLRYRSVAFPLKRLLSPVLFKKKARKHRRKF